The genomic region ACCAACTAAAACCGCCGTGTGAGGCGTGTGAGGAATTTCGCCTCACAAATCTCACAAATTTTCCGGTAAGTTATTGATTTTATGGTGAGAGCGTCGGGGTTCGAACCCGAGACCTACTGATTAAAAGTCAGTTGCTCTACCGGCTGAGCTACGCTCTCCCGCTCCGCGGGTGAAGCACCCCGGCTGAAGTGGGCGGAACATAGGCAGGCGACCCATTGCGGTCAACCGAAAAATTCGGCTTTTTCCGGCAGTCGGCACATTTCTTGCCGACGCAAGCCACATATCTTGCGAGCGCAAGCCACATATCTTGCGAGCGCAAGGCACACGACGAGAAATCGGCGGCGAGCAGTCATCGAATCTTTGGCGATGTTCTACGGCCCACAGCGGTTGTCGCTCCTGACCGCACGATCCGGACAGGCCGCCAATCAAACGCAAAAAGGTGATTGGCAATCCACGCCCTGCAAAGCTAGGAACAGGGCGCAGATTGCAGCCGGAGAGAATGTGTGTCGATTGCCGATATTTCCCTGTGGAGCGCGTTGATAGCAGGGGCGCTTTCCTTTCTTTCGCCTTGCGTGCTTCCCCTCGTTCCGCCCTATCTCTGTTACATGGCCGGCATCTCAGTCGAGCAGTTTCGCGGCGGCGGCGCGGTTGCGGTCGCGCCCGATATCAGGCGCGGCGTGCTGTTTTCGGCCCTGCTGTTCACGCTCGGCTTTGCCACCGTCTTCGTGGCGCTTGGCGCCGGCGCTTCCAGCATCGGCATGGCGCTTCGCCAGCATCTCGACCTGTTGTCGAAGCTCGGCGGGCTGATCATCATCGTCATGGGGCTGAATTTCCTCGGCCTCTTCCGGTTAGGGATCCTTGCCCGCGAGGCGCGCTTCCAGGGCGGCGGCAAGCCGGCGACGCTGACGGGCGCCTATGTCATGGGCCTTGCCTTCGCCTTCGGCTGGACGCCCTGCATCGGCCCGGTGCTCGGTGCGATCCTCGGCGTCGCCGCCTCGCGCGAGACGGTCGGTTCCGGCGCCGGGCTGCTCGCCGTCTATTCGCTCGGCCTTGCCATCCCCTTCTGGATCGCCGCCGGCTTCTCCGGGGCCTTCATGCGCTTCCTCTCGCGCTTCCGCCGCCATCTCGGCACTGTGGAAAAGGTGATGGGTGTCTTCCTCGTGCTGACCGGCCTCGCCTTCCTGTTCGGATGGGTCAGCGACGTGGCGATCTGGTTTCAGCAGACTTTTCCGATCCTGATGCAGATCGGGTAAATATCCCCCGGCAAAGCCGGGGGCTTTAGGATATGAGCCGCTCAAAGCGGCTTGAGCGGGACGCAATTGCGTCCCGACGGGCTGGAACCGCCTAAAGGCGGATAATTTCCACATTTCAAGTTGCTCCAGCCTCAAATCCTCTTTCTCCTGGTTGCGAATGTATTGCCTGATCGCTTCCTCGTTTCTCCCAACGGTCGAGACAAAATAGCCCCGCGCCCAAAAGTGCTGCCCGGCGTAGTTTCGTTTGCGCTCGGCATAGGTCCTGGCAAGGTGGATCGCACTCTTGCCCTTCATGTAGCCAACAACCTGGCTCACCGCATATTTCGGCGGGATCGACAAAAGCATGTGCACGTGGTCAGGCATCAGGTGCCCTTCCTCAACTCGGCACTCCTTCTGCTGCGCAAGTTGGCGGAATACCTTTCCAAGGTGCGGCCCCAATGTTCCATAGAGTGTCTTGCGCCGGTATTTCGGTATGAACACAACGTGATATTTGCACTCAAATACGCTGTGGCTTAGGCTTTCATAAGCGTCCATCGGTGTCGGTCCTTGTGTCTGCGTGGTGGCGACACTGCAAACCTTCATCGATGGACTGCCGGAACTGTCAAACTGCTACTGCCTCCCCGGCAAAGCCGGGGGCTCC from Rhizobium sp. BT03 harbors:
- a CDS encoding cytochrome c biogenesis CcdA family protein translates to MSIADISLWSALIAGALSFLSPCVLPLVPPYLCYMAGISVEQFRGGGAVAVAPDIRRGVLFSALLFTLGFATVFVALGAGASSIGMALRQHLDLLSKLGGLIIIVMGLNFLGLFRLGILAREARFQGGGKPATLTGAYVMGLAFAFGWTPCIGPVLGAILGVAASRETVGSGAGLLAVYSLGLAIPFWIAAGFSGAFMRFLSRFRRHLGTVEKVMGVFLVLTGLAFLFGWVSDVAIWFQQTFPILMQIG